One genomic window of Saccharomyces cerevisiae S288C chromosome XII, complete sequence includes the following:
- the SPP382 gene encoding mRNA splicing protein SPP382 (Essential protein that forms a dimer with Ntr2p; also forms a trimer, with Ntr2p and Prp43p, that is involved in spliceosome disassembly; found also in a multisubunit complex with the splicing factor Clf1p; suppressor of prp38-1 mutation) has product MEDSDSNTDKKFFFKKRRIDSYNYSDEEDNNSSMNSDMTYTNDALKTSSGNAPTISKLTKTYGIGAKLLSSMGYVAGKGLGKDGSGITTPIETQSRPMHNAGLGMFSNTNSSNYHSENEDYLSSEDEVVEGIEQVKFNKTSTEVLGEALLNDSGDMTIVRTLRELRLAGVQLPESILKELDPLNAVPKPKKDVVVEILQELLGIEKSLEAIRQRTSPLEVQVKEYYGQERLLSELEVTLRDESKHVSLYDKIGAILKLSDDELIDRLTSCLLRKELLIEFDLDHLEKPNDILDELTQIIELLAYRMDTTSKFLNRTQTTIFKVIYPKLKKFWEGFDMTKSKIDSAITLLLDFQQVLSFIGCKEHIMEEFVYPKLLQELDNWELHDEVDHVSPRIWVLDFMVLIDDKIKDTIVDKIEAKFFAYCKNWYHRESFCITNSDIIFIKELICERRYYKILCKEFLPKFLDELWERHNDPIYELEDWKEKQEWKEKDSGFFYFMKKLRSYTHYFHPKQYELMMRGTFNNINKILYQWHLYSTVEDLHKSKWWLNWLMNTVFEHSLPTEIELSEIRKSYNIFAMSHRYHLDKSTLDEDFDLRQGLRNLMETQVIDDISQSEQEPTYTVQNIPLGKVSSSFKDVVEDYCLEKGYLISKIPNRYTQLPYGRDQDCIVPLFEIRNGKKKMEVALKHDILWVEDSSGTFKPIYLWALDL; this is encoded by the coding sequence ATGGAGGATTCGGACTCCAACACAGATAAAaagttctttttcaaaaaaagaagaatcGATTCCTATAATTATAGCGATGAGGAAGATAATAATTCAAGCATGAATAGTGACATGACATACACTAATGATGCCTTGAAAACTAGTAGCGGCAATGCCCCAACGATCTCAAAATTAACGAAGACATATGGTATTGGTGCGAAGTTACTTTCGAGTATGGGATATGTTGCGGGAAAAGGCCTTGGGAAGGATGGTTCTGGTATAACTACACCAATAGAAACCCAAAGCCGACCTATGCACAATGCAGGTCTAGGAATGTTTTCAAATACCAACTCCAGTAACTATCACAGTGAAAATGAGGATTACTTGAGCTCTGAGGATGAGGTGGTTGAAGGTATAGAACAAgtcaaattcaataaaaccTCCACGGAGGTTTTAGGCGAAGCGTTGTTAAATGATAGTGGTGATATGACTATAGTGCGAACACTGAGAGAATTGAGGTTAGCAGGGGTACAATTACCAGAGAGTATCCTAAAAGAATTAGACCCTTTAAATGCAGTACCAAAGCCGAAAAAAGATGTTGTTGTGGAGATATTGCAAGAGCTGCTGggtattgaaaaaagtttgGAAGCTATTCGTCAGCGCACCTCTCCGTTAGAAGTGCAAGTCAAAGAATATTATGGACAAGAGAGGCTTCTTTCTGAATTGGAGGTTACTTTGAGGGACGAAAGCAAGCATGTTTCCCTGTATGATAAGATTGGTGctattttaaaattgtCCGACGACGAGCTCATAGATAGGCTAACGTCCTGCTTATTGAGAAAAGAATTACTAATAGAATTTGATTTGGATCATTTAGAAAAGCCAAACGATATACTTGATGAGTTAACGCAAATTATAGAACTACTCGCATATAGAATGGATACAACTTcgaaatttttgaacagGACACAAACAACAATCTTTAAAGTTATATATCCCAaactcaaaaaattttgggaAGGGTTTGATATGACTAAATCAAAAATCGACAGCGCTATCACCCTATTACTGGATTTCCAACAAGTGCTAAGTTTTATCGGGTGTAAAGAGCATATCATGGAGGAATTCGTCTATCCAAAGCTATTACAGGAATTAGATAATTGGGAACTTCACGATGAAGTAGACCATGTTTCGCCAAGAATATGGGTCTTGGATTTTATGGTTTTAATTGACGATAAGATCAAAGACACAATTGTGGACAAGATTGaagcaaaattttttgcttatTGTAAAAATTGGTACCATAGGGAATCATTTTGTATCACTAATTCTGATATTATATTTATCAAAGAACTTATCTGCGAACGAAGatattacaaaattttatgTAAAGAGTTTCTTCCTAAATTCCTGGACGAGCTGTGGGAAAGACATAATGACCCCATCTACGAGTTAGAGGATTGGAAGGAAAAACAGgaatggaaagaaaaagattctggatttttctattttatgaaaaaactGAGAAGTTATACCCATTATTTTCATCCAAAACAGTATGAATTGATGATGCGGGGAACctttaataatataaacaaaatacTCTATCAATGGCATCTTTATAGTACAGTGGAAGACTTACACAAGTCAAAGTGGTGGCTTAATTGGCTGATGAATACGGTATTTGAGCACTCTTTACCAACAGAAATAGAACTATCGGAGATCAGAAAAAGCTATAATATATTCGCTATGTCTCATAGGTACCACCTTGATAAATCTACATTAGATGAAGATTTCGATTTGAGACAGGGTTTACGAAACTTAATGGAAACACAAGTGATCGACGATATTAGTCAAAGCGAACAAGAACCTACCTATACTGTACAAAATATTCCGCTTGGAAAAGTTAGCAGCTCTTTCAAGGATGTGGTAGAAGACTACTGCCTGGAAAAAGGGTACTTGATCAGCAAAATACCAAATAGGTACACTCAACTGCCATATGGAAGAGACCAAGATTGTATAGTTCCTTTATTTGAGATCCGAAAcgggaagaaaaaaatggaagtTGCTTTGAAACATGATATTCTTTGGGTGGAGGATTCCAGTGGGACCTTTAAGCCAATTTATTTATGGGCCCTTGACCTCTAG
- the ATG17 gene encoding protein kinase regulatory subunit ATG17 (Scaffold protein responsible for phagophore assembly site organization; regulatory subunit of an autophagy-specific complex that includes Atg1p and Atg13p; stimulates Atg1p kinase activity; human ortholog RB1CC1/FIP200 interacts with p53, which inhibits autophagy in human cells) gives MNEADVTKFVNNARKTLTDAQLLCSSANLRIVDIKKKLSSWQLSISKLNFLIVGLRQQGKFLYTILKEGIGTKLIQKQWNQAVLVVLVDEMKYWQYEITSKVQRLDGIVNELSISEKDDTDPSKLGDYISRDNVNLLNDKLKEVPVIERQIENIKLQYENMVRKVNKELIDTKLTDVTQKFQSKFGIDNLMETNVAEQFSRELTDLEKDLAEIMNSLTQHFDKTLLLQDKKIDNDEREELFKVVQGDDKELYNIFKTLHEVIDDVDKTILNLGQFLQAKIKEKTELHSEVSEIINDFNRNLEYLLIFKDISNLIDSFKNSCTQDIQTTKELCEFYDNFEESYGNLVLEAKRRKDVANRMKTILKDCEKQLQNLDAQDQEERQNFIAENGTYLPETIWPGKIDDFSSLYTLNYNVKNP, from the coding sequence ATGAACGAAGCAGATGTTACAAAATTTGTTAATAATGCCAGGAAAACGCTGACCGATGCTCAACTTTTATGTTCAAGTGCTAATTTAAGGATTGTAGatattaagaaaaaattgtcatCTTGGCAGTTGAGTATTTCAAAACTCAATTTTCTAATAGTTGGCTTGAGACAGCAAGGAAAGTTTCTTTACACTATTTTAAAGGAAGGCATTGGGACAAAGCTAATCCAGAAACAATGGAATCAAGCTGTCTTAGTGGTCTTAGTTGATGAGATGAAGTACTGGCAATATGAAATCACTTCTAAAGTACAAAGGTTGGATGGTATAGTAAATGAATTGAGCATATCAGAAAAAGATGATACCGATCCCTCTAAACTAGGAGATTACATCTCGAGAGACAACGTTAACTTATTGAATGACAAACTGAAAGAAGTGCCAGTAATTGAGCgtcaaattgaaaacattAAGCTTCAATACGAAAATATGGTCAGAAAAGTTAACAAAGAACTGATTGATACCAAGTTGACGGACGTAACTCAAAAATTCCAAAGTAAATTTGGTATAGATAACCTGATGGAAACAAATGTTGCAGAGCAGTTTAGCAGGGAACTAACGGACCTTGAAAAAGATTTAGCAGAGATAATGAATTCATTGACACAGCACTTTGATAAGACATTGCTGTTacaagataaaaaaattgataacGATGAACGTGAGGAGCTGTTTAAGGTGGTACAAGGCGACGACAAAGAACTATACaacattttcaaaactCTGCATGAGGTAATTGATGACGTGGACAAAACAATTCTTAACTTGGGTCAATTTTTGCaggcaaaaataaaggaaaagacAGAACTACACAGCGAAGTTTCTGAAATAATAAACGATTTCAATAGAAATTTGGAATATCTATTAATCTTTAAAGATATTTCCAATCTGATTGATagcttcaaaaattccTGTACACAAGATATTCAAACAACTAAGGAACTTTGTGAATTTTatgataattttgaagaaagcTACGGTAACTTAGTTCTAGAAGCAAAGAGGAGAAAGGATGTGGCAAACAGAATGAAAACTATATTGAAAGATTGTGAAAAGCAGTTGCAGAATTTAGATGCTCAGGACCAGGAAGAACGTCAGAATTTTATAGCGGAAAATGGAACTTATCTTCCTGAGACAATCTGGCCCGGTAAAATTGACGATTTTTCTTCCCTGTACACTTTAAATTACAACGTGAAGAATCCttag